The Centroberyx gerrardi isolate f3 chromosome 12, fCenGer3.hap1.cur.20231027, whole genome shotgun sequence genome has a window encoding:
- the LOC139919448 gene encoding thioredoxin-interacting protein-like produces the protein MVVTEKQLQIFQLEFSDPSKPFYCSGDKLCGRVQLRAAQRCRLTRLRLSAAGCARVQYAKGKTRCQGEVDYLKYEEDLQLDELPRDSDGCFLLQPGKTYHFLFGFELPPPGRLVSSYKGKFGSVRYYVRAVMEMPSQHALQCEREFEVEEPLDVNSPDLLAPAAGSKQKKVTCMFIPDGQVSISAQIDRKGFCEGEEISVNAKFENSCSRIVVPKAAIIAKHSYQAGGRTKVLRQKLSAVRGNHIISGMCDMWQGKTIRVPKLKPSLVGCDIIRVDYALMIYIHIPGSEKLILELPLVIGTIPFSGFGSRTSSMSSQAESLSSPSASWASFPSAPPSYSNIHRDLRVDSTRTPLLDDYDGDEEEEGLFMRAPKLHYPPPPAYTEVDAEAVPAQVVQVF, from the exons ATGGTCGTGACGGAGAAGCAGCTGCAGATCTTCCAGCTGGAGTTCAGCGACCCCAGCAAGCCGTTCTACTGCAGCGGGGACAAGCTGTGCGGGCGGGTGCAGCTGCGCGCGGCGCAGCGCTGCAGGCTGACCCGCCTGCGGCTCAGCGCAGCCGGCTGCGCACGCGTGCAGTACGCCAAGGGCAAGACCCGCTGCCAGGGGGAGGTGGACTACCTGAAGTACGAAGAAGACCTGCAGCTGGACGAGCTGCCCAGAG ACTCCGACGGCTGCTTCCTCCTCCAGCCGGGGAaaacataccacttcctgtttggcTTCGAGCTCCCGCCCCCTGG GCGGCTGGTGTCGTCCTATAAGGGGAAGTTCGGGTCTGTCCGGTACTACGTGCGGGCGGTGATGGAGATGccttcccagcatgccttgcaGTGTGAGAGGGAGTTTGAGGTGGAGGAGCCGCTGGACGTCAACAGCCCCGACCTGCTG gctccGGCGGCCGGCTCTAAGCAGAAGAAGGTCACCTGCATGTTCATCCCGGACGGCCAGGTGTCCATCAGCGCTCAGATCGACAGGAAGGGATTCTGCGAAGGCGAGGAGATCAGCGTCAACGCCAAGTTCGAGAACTCGTGTTCGCGCATCGTGGTGCCGAAGGCCGCCATCATCGCCAAACACTCGTACCAGGCCGGCGGACGCACCAAG GTGTTGAGGCAGAAACTGTCGGCGGTTCGAGGAAACCACATCATCTCCGGTATGTGTGACATGTGGCAGGGAAAAACCATCCGGGTTCCCAAACTGAAGCCGTCGCTGGTgggctgtgacatcatcagggTGGACTACGCCCTCATG atcTACATCCACATCCCCGGCAGTGAGAAGCTGATCCTGGAGCTGCCGCTGGTGATCGGTACGATCCCGTTCAGCGGTTTCGGCAGTCGGACCAGCAGCATGAGCAGCCAGGCGGAGTCTCTGAGCTCGCCCTCGGCCAGCTGGGCCTCGTTCCCCTCGGCGCCCCCCAGCTACAGCAACATCCACCGCGACCTGCGGGTCGACAGCACCCGCACGCCGCTGCTGGACGACTACGACGgcgacgaggaggaggaggggctctTCATGCGAGCGCCAAAACTCCACtaccctcctccccccgcctACACCGAG